The Larus michahellis chromosome 12, bLarMic1.1, whole genome shotgun sequence genome contains a region encoding:
- the WFDC13 gene encoding WAP four-disulfide core domain protein 13 isoform X1, whose protein sequence is MPKARSVLVLAGLLALWAELPPASAQNVTTKAGVCPDPAMEAVNCTVGCQSDGDCESTLKCCPAACGKACQNPDGNTPSCSWPRCPEPAPLLLADNTSQPVAPVLRSAVAVTGLGTPCVSSCSAVTGGWMGSWWGLGMLLWGSLPAWCTLHPGLPGPRSSLPSPSDTGVEQTPPNNAGTGAEGRGLHCPCCLLSLVTSSLQPGTWALSCLPTPHLG, encoded by the exons ATGCCCAAGGCCCGCAGCGTGCTCGTCCTGGCGGggctcctggctctctgggcagagctgcctccagcaTCCGCCCAGAATGTCACCA CGAAAGCCGGCGTGTGCCCGGACCCAGCGATGGAAGCAGTGAACTGCACAGTGGGGTGCCAGTCCGATGGCGACTGCGAGAGCACCCTCAAGTGCTGCCCGGCAGCCTGCGGAAAGGCCTGCCAGAATCCCGACGGTAACactccctcctgctcctggccCCGCTGCCCGGAGCCGGCCCCGCTGCTGCTAGCCGACAACACGTCCCAGCCGGTGGCACCGGTGCTCCGGAGCGCGGTAGCGGTCACAGGGCTGGGCACCCCTTGCGTGTCCAGCTGCAGTGCGGTTACTGGGGGCTGGATGGGGAGCTGGTGGGGTCTGGGTATGCTCCTGTGGGGTAGCCTCCCAGCATGGTGCACCCTCCACCCAGGCTTGCCGGGGCCACGCtcatcccttccttctcccagtgACACGGGGGTTGAGCAGACACCTCCGAACAACGCTGGGACGGGTGCAGAGGGCAGGGGTCTACACTGCCCTTGCTGCCTGCTCAGCCTCGTCACAAGCAGCCTCCAGCCTGGGACATGGGCACTGTCCTGCCTCCCGACTCCGCACCTGGGATGA
- the WFDC3 gene encoding WAP four-disulfide core domain protein 3 produces the protein MPGERTLLLVLLVLFVELLPTPARQHHAGDQGTVPMVTRAPHQAPWGRRPPTILPVPHKAGECPAVGSRSLRPPRLYCISDHSCPGAEKCCQSGQVRTCLLPTTENPGYCSRAVSAGGQSCRMSCRNDTACSPGEKCCTRGCCARCVRAEPAKPGFCPWKHARRSAAACPNRCADDRDCPGSRKCCFSGCGLACVPPDTGSRRAAAKPGVCPVVLRGSVGPCLELCDTDGDCPGLAKCCTTGCGHVCKPPTKARPGLCPPVADGDRAAECLLLCLQDKDCPPGQKCCLQDCGRACVPLLRGTA, from the exons ATGCCGGGCGAGCGCACCCTCCTCCTGGTGCTCCTGGTGCTGTTTGTGGAGCTGCTGCCCACCCCGGCCCGGCAGCACCACGCTGGGGACCAGGGCACTGTCCCCATGGTCACCCGGGCACCGCACCAGGCCCCGTGGGGACGCCGGCCCCCCACCATCCTGCCTGTCCCTCACAAAGCGGGTGAGTGCCCAGCGGTGGGGAGCAGGTCCCTGCGCCCCCCCAGGCTGTACTGCATCTCCGACCACAGCTGTCCCGGCGCCGAGAAGTGCTGCCAGAGCGGGCAGGTCAGgacctgcctcctccccaccacag AGAACCCGGGCTACTGCTCCCGTGCTGTCAGCGCCggtgggcagagctgcaggatgaGCTGCCGCAACGACACGGCATGCAGCCCCGGGGAGAAGTGCTGCACCCGTGGCTGCTGTGCCCGCTGCGTGCGTGCCGAGCCAG ccaaACCTGGCTTCTGCCCGTGGAAGCACGCCCGGAGGAGCGCCGCTGCCTGCCCCAACCGCTGCGCCGACGACCGGGACTGCCCCGGGAGCCGCAAGTGCTGCTTCTCCGGCTGCGGGCTGGCCTGCGTCCCCCCGGACACAG GGAGCCGCCGTGCCGCAGCAAAGCCCGGCGTGTGCCCTGTGGTGCTGCGGGGCTCCGTGGGACCCTGCCTGGAGCTGTGTGACACCGATGGTGACTGCCCCGGGCTTGCGAAATGCTGCACCACCGGCTGTGGCCACGTCTGCAAACCACCCACTAAGG CACggcctgggctctgtcccccCGTGGCTGATGGTGACCGGGCGGCCGAGTGCCTCCTCCTTTGCCTGCAGGACAAGGATTGTCCCCCCGGCCAGAAGTGCTGCCTGCAGGACTGCGGCCGGGCATGCGTCCCCCTGCTGCGGG GCACGGCCTAG
- the WFDC13 gene encoding WAP four-disulfide core domain protein 13 isoform X2 codes for MPKARSVLVLAGLLALWAELPPASAQNVTTKAGVCPDPAMEAVNCTVGCQSDGDCESTLKCCPAACGKACQNPDEKPGTCPPVSPGIPMLGVCTNQCKTDSNCSGNQKCCRNGCGKVSCVTPLH; via the exons ATGCCCAAGGCCCGCAGCGTGCTCGTCCTGGCGGggctcctggctctctgggcagagctgcctccagcaTCCGCCCAGAATGTCACCA CGAAAGCCGGCGTGTGCCCGGACCCAGCGATGGAAGCAGTGAACTGCACAGTGGGGTGCCAGTCCGATGGCGACTGCGAGAGCACCCTCAAGTGCTGCCCGGCAGCCTGCGGAAAGGCCTGCCAGAATCCCGACG AGAAGCCCGGCACCTGCCCACCCGTCAGTCCGGGGATCCCCATGCTGGGCGTCTGCACAAACCAGTGCAAGACGGACTCCAACTGCTCCGGGAACCAGAAGTGCTGCAGGAATGGCTGCGGCAAGGTCTCCTGCGTGACGCCCCTCCACTGA
- the LOC141750333 gene encoding uncharacterized protein LOC141750333, with the protein MKPGLFVPLLLLLLAPSGPPGFCRAASGHRLPGKHGECPRPSRFPTRPCDNFCSTDDNCPGSERCCSTGCGRECRLPVGAKRGFCPRLDPGMMTICLVECGGDSSCRGNEKCCSMGCHIQCRQPVPAKPGVCPKRRVLHTFAPCTSSCQDDTDCPRREKCCFTGCGLGCLPPDRGATALLLPAGWGHQLGSAASNSPMSSGNICHLPPVPGPCRGFFLHYAYNPATGTCQLFIYSGCGGNANNFKTVEECQQVCQQLGRAKE; encoded by the exons ATGAAGCCGGGGCTGTTcgtgccgctgctgctgctgctgctggccccctCGGGCCCCCCCGGCTTCTGCCGGGCGGCCTCGGGGCACCGCCTGCCAG GGAAGCACGGAGAGTGTCCCCGGCCCAGCAGGTTCCCCACGAGGCCCTGCGACAACTTCTGCTCCACGGACGACAACTGCCCGGGCAGCGAGCGCTGCTGCAGCACCGGCTGCGGACGGGAGTGTCGGCTCCCCGTGGGAG CCAAGAGGGGCTTCTGCCCACGGCTGGACCCTGGCATGATGACCATCTGCCTGGTGGAGTGTGGTGGAGACAGCAGCTGCCGAGGCAACGAGAAGTGCTGCTCCATGGGCTGCCACATCCAGTGCAGGCAGCCGGTGCCAG CCAAACCGGGTGTCTGCCCCAAGAGGAGGGTGCTGCACACCTTCGCcccctgcaccagctcctgccaggatGACACCGACTGTCCCCGCCGCGAGAAATGCTGCTTCACGGGCTGTGGCCTCGGCTGCCTGCCTCCAGACAGAGGCgccacagccctgctcctgcccgctgGCTGGGGCCACCAGCTAGGTTCTGCTGCCTCCAACAGTCCCATGTCCTCTGGTAACATCTGTCACCTCCCGCCCGTGCCTGGCCCGTGCAGGGGATTCTTCCTTCACTATGCCTACAACCCTGCCACGGGGACCTGCCAGCTGTTCATCTACAGCGGCTGTGGGGGCAACGCCAACAACTTCAAGACGGTGGAGGAGTGCCAGCAGGTCTGCCAGCAACTGG GGAGAGCCAAGGAGTGA